The DNA region ATAATTAGACATTCGCAAATTTtataaacaattattttttaaaacattttttacttgaagttgaatttttatatttctattCCATAATATTACATATCCAAAAATAGGCCAAAGAATCCTTAGGTGCAAGGAGGAAATCAATATTTAATACTAGAATCAAATCCCAACCTGTTTTAAGAGAGAAAGGGAGGGAAAACGTTCAAATATTAAGTTAACTTATAAttcttttataaatttatttttagttaaataatCCAAGTTGAAAAAAACATTACTAATATATTTTCTTAGATGAAATTTCTTTGTTTGAAATAACACAACACGTACATAGAAAATTAAGAATTATAAGTTCGTCTAATAATTGCTCTAAAGacaaattttaaatatgaaTATAAAGTAGGTTGAACACTCATCTCTTTATTCTATAGTATTATATGTttaacaaaacaatattaattacaTCATAATTAAATGACCAAAATCATAACTTAAGCCGTCCTAAGTTTAAATTCCCCTCATTTGCTCCCCTCTTATAACTTGTGAGGAAATTTGACAaccttatattaaaaaaaaaaagaaaaagaaagaaaagtgtaGAATTACCTGTGCAACAATGGTAATGTCTAGGGCTAAGGTGTCAAATGGTATGACACTACAACTGGTAATGTTGAtatcatgcttgtccaactcaGCAAAAATTGTGGTCAAAATTCGTTTCTGGTTTTGACAATGGATTCTCAAGAGTATGGTTTGACCAGATATCTTAACTTCAATTTCAGGAAGAggatcatttttattattattattattattattattgttattattattattattatcttcttcattgttcctGCCATTATCAGGGTTATCTCCACTGTTTCCACTCCCACATGTGTCATCAACAGTGGATGAAgaatcattattatcatcaccAGAGCTTTCATCCATAATCACTTGAGATTTTTTAACCACCACCATTGATTCCACATTCCTCTTTACAGCCATTTCTTCAAGTGTTTTTACCTTCTCTTTAAGTTGCTTCATGTACTTTATTGCCTCTCCTAAAACTGATGTTTTGTCCATCTGCATTACTTTTGGAATTAGTATGTTATGATATGATCACCTCAATAAATCGAATAGCTTAATTTGAAAGTTGAAGCATTAAGATATTTTTAGAAGTGTGAATTCATATTAATCACTCTACATATTTGGCGCTAAATTCCAAATGGAAATGAGGTGATATAAAATTTGAACTTATAACATTTTATTATGTCAGCTTTTGATAATATGTCAAAGAACCAATTATAATTGACCTTACCACATATCatattgagttggtttcttaatgTGGTATCAGAGTTAACGTGATGTGATATCAGAGCCAACATATCATGCAGTCCCATACAAAAGTTCTTTGGCTAAGAAGTGTATATGCAACATAAACCCACCTAATTACTCTATCGGTGATGAATAAGGGTGTTCAACGGCCCTGACACCCATTTTTAGAAGGCTTTGTAAGGGCCATGTTGAAAATGGGCCGGACTGAAAATGAGCTATAAAAGGATTAGTAATGGTCAAAAACGGGccttttgaaattattataaatgacaatacCTATGGggataattattataaatgataatttaattattataaattaatcaatggggattataataattttaagtaataacAATGAGCTGGATTGGATGGACCGGGCTTTCAAAACCCGGCCTATATAAAACCCATATTAAATTTAAGCCATTTAAAGTGCTGTTATCCAATCCGGCCCATTTTTGCTTAAGCCTGGCCCAGCCCATGTTTGCTTAAGCCTAGCCTGGCCCATTGAAGAGGCCTAGtaatgaatatgttttttttttctaagggATAGTGATGAATATGTTATACAAATCTAACTAGCtagttatataaatataagtaaaaagtaaaaaaaaaaaaaaaataccttctTAAGGCCAGGAATAATGGCAGATAGAGAAATAAACATCTGGCTAAGTAACTCACGACGCTTTCTCTCAGCTAAGATATGACCTTGAACTTGGCTTGGTTGCCTTTTTCTCTTGGGCCTACTCGTCTCTTCCTTGTTCACCAATTGTTGGTCTTCTTGAACACTATTTTTCTTGCAAGGACTAGTAATAATACTACTCTTTGTAAGGCTCTCAGTGCTGCTACTATGATGCATAGCAGGCATTTCCATGTATTGATCAATGGGAATACTATCAATAAAATCATCCCATTGAGGAATAGTATTATCATTAGTACAACTTCTTTGGGTCTTATAATTATAAGGATATGGGAAATCTTCACCAAGTGTTGCACCCAATTGTTCTTCAAAACTTGCTTCCATTGCTTCAATTTGTTCATGTTCATGGTATGGATTGTTAATCAAACTTGAAACTGGATCTACATCCCTTTcctgtattaattttttatttccacTAATTACTAACtaacttaaatttaaaaattaaattaaactatgACCAACAagaattt from Amaranthus tricolor cultivar Red isolate AtriRed21 chromosome 3, ASM2621246v1, whole genome shotgun sequence includes:
- the LOC130808186 gene encoding transcription factor bHLH25-like; translated protein: MEAWLTELERDVDPVSSLINNPYHEHEQIEAMEASFEEQLGATLGEDFPYPYNYKTQRSCTNDNTIPQWDDFIDSIPIDQYMEMPAMHHSSSTESLTKSSIITSPCKKNSVQEDQQLVNKEETSRPKRKRQPSQVQGHILAERKRRELLSQMFISLSAIIPGLKKMDKTSVLGEAIKYMKQLKEKVKTLEEMAVKRNVESMVVVKKSQVIMDESSGDDNNDSSSTVDDTCGSGNSGDNPDNGRNNEEDNNNNNNNNNNNNNNKNDPLPEIEVKISGQTILLRIHCQNQKRILTTIFAELDKHDINITSCSVIPFDTLALDITIVAQMEMGFNNNVTGFVRSLCSSIRSAGRKHNASCQIHHST